Proteins co-encoded in one Flavobacterium fluviale genomic window:
- a CDS encoding helix-turn-helix domain-containing protein: MHDNLEYISSQPKQNISDFVDSFWCIRNTSNETLETIGLPDGRIDLSLFQSSEEPFRITLLGLGTKQYEKGRIPANSLTFVISFKLPAVEYVLQESIAGIVNSAKNLELDFWDFNKRDLEDFELFCKKASLKIESLLLKELETRKQKLFKLAYQTNGSMTVREMSEKSGWSSRQINRYFNSYFGISLKEFCSILRFRASLEHIAKGKLFPEENFSDQTHFIKEIKKISGSLPKELFQNKNDRFILLSALSSK, encoded by the coding sequence ATGCACGACAATTTAGAATACATATCAAGTCAGCCTAAACAAAATATTTCGGATTTTGTGGATAGCTTTTGGTGTATTCGTAATACATCTAATGAAACTCTAGAAACAATTGGTCTGCCGGACGGCCGTATTGATTTGTCTTTATTTCAATCTTCTGAAGAACCTTTTAGAATTACGCTTCTTGGATTAGGAACCAAACAATATGAAAAAGGCAGAATTCCTGCCAACAGTCTTACGTTTGTGATCAGTTTTAAACTTCCTGCAGTTGAATATGTTTTGCAGGAATCTATAGCAGGAATTGTAAATAGCGCTAAAAATTTAGAGCTGGATTTTTGGGATTTTAACAAAAGGGATTTAGAAGATTTTGAATTGTTTTGCAAAAAAGCTTCACTAAAAATTGAATCACTTTTGCTGAAAGAACTAGAAACTCGAAAACAAAAACTCTTCAAACTTGCCTATCAAACAAATGGCTCTATGACGGTAAGAGAAATGTCTGAAAAATCCGGCTGGAGCAGCCGTCAGATTAACCGTTATTTTAATTCGTATTTCGGAATTTCATTGAAAGAATTCTGTTCTATTCTTCGTTTCCGTGCTTCCTTGGAACATATCGCAAAAGGAAAACTCTTTCCAGAAGAAAACTTTTCGGACCAAACACATTTTATTAAAGAGATCAAAAAAATTTCAGGTTCACTTCCTAAAGAGCTCTTTCAAAACAAAAATGACCGATTTATACTATTATCGGCTCTTTCTTCAAAATAA
- a CDS encoding CPBP family glutamic-type intramembrane protease: MSPLSPFLWILLISPFVVIAHFKTEKTNFKYLALFVVYFISDMLLQHYGKELLPLDFLGLKFNWSGKILSLVLSLIILFLVSKEERTQIGFTAQTNPKSALKFGLLVFIGFTLFDIVFKMILFPKGGAFDLETFIFQASMPGLTEEIALRGISLWLLNKAFAPKWNYRGVELGWSFVIITILFGVSHGAILDQDFHLKFDIITIVYLTLISSFSLGVLRVFSGNLIFSILGHNTINLINAVIRIL; the protein is encoded by the coding sequence ATGTCACCATTATCACCGTTTCTCTGGATCTTATTAATTTCTCCTTTTGTTGTTATTGCACATTTCAAAACAGAAAAAACAAACTTTAAATACTTAGCGCTTTTTGTTGTTTATTTTATTAGCGATATGTTGCTGCAGCATTACGGAAAAGAGCTGTTGCCATTAGATTTTCTGGGATTAAAATTCAATTGGTCAGGAAAAATATTGAGTTTAGTTTTATCCCTAATTATACTATTTTTAGTTTCAAAAGAAGAAAGAACCCAAATCGGATTTACTGCTCAAACCAATCCAAAAAGCGCTTTAAAATTTGGTTTATTAGTATTTATTGGTTTTACCTTATTTGATATTGTTTTTAAAATGATATTGTTTCCAAAAGGAGGAGCATTCGATTTAGAAACCTTTATTTTTCAAGCCTCAATGCCGGGTTTGACAGAAGAAATTGCTCTTAGAGGAATCTCACTATGGCTTTTAAATAAGGCTTTTGCTCCAAAATGGAATTACCGCGGTGTAGAATTGGGCTGGTCATTTGTGATCATTACTATCTTATTTGGAGTGTCGCACGGTGCAATTTTAGATCAGGATTTTCACTTAAAGTTTGACATCATTACGATTGTATATCTTACTTTAATATCATCATTTAGCTTAGGTGTTTTAAGGGTTTTCTCAGGAAATTTAATCTTCTCCATTCTCGGTCACAACACAATTAATTTAATCAATGCAGTCATTAGAATTTTATAA
- a CDS encoding DoxX family protein: MKNITLLEAGLILRIVLAITMLSAVADRFGIWGAPGSNAVAWGNWDNFVIYTQTLNPYANKATAEILGIAATFLEVILSLLLIFGFKTRIAALGTAFLLFFFGFAMAVSVSVKAPFDYSVWTSAAAALLLANIGKTSYAVDNRI; this comes from the coding sequence ATGAAAAACATAACCCTATTAGAAGCAGGTTTAATTTTAAGAATAGTTTTAGCAATAACAATGCTTTCAGCCGTAGCTGATCGATTTGGAATCTGGGGAGCACCTGGCTCCAACGCAGTAGCTTGGGGAAATTGGGACAACTTCGTTATTTACACCCAGACCTTAAATCCGTATGCGAACAAAGCAACAGCAGAAATTTTAGGCATTGCTGCCACTTTCCTTGAAGTTATATTAAGTCTCTTATTGATTTTTGGTTTTAAAACCCGAATCGCAGCTTTAGGAACTGCCTTTTTATTATTTTTCTTCGGTTTTGCTATGGCTGTTTCGGTTTCGGTTAAAGCTCCTTTCGATTATTCGGTCTGGACAAGCGCTGCTGCCGCTTTACTGCTGGCTAATATTGGTAAAACATCTTACGCAGTTGATAATAGAATTTAG
- a CDS encoding TonB-dependent receptor plug domain-containing protein, whose product MAIKLNLMFMFLVGLFSANACPVYIHIEDHLGNPLSGITVLVDNKPVGISNKAGVLELSLADGTYNIEVKNNQSKSAQTISVVCGETNHFKFTLNASDSNLANLNEVLVQNKSVKKQIEESPFSVQVIDFKKQYEKAGDVGDYLNRASGVKLRTDGNIGSQVQINLGGLQGKAVRIFKDGIPIELFGHGFSLGTIPVNMLDRVEIYKGVMPVYLASDALGGGVNLVTRTSNKNFAEVSYEIASFNTHRATANFYLQNKNNFYGGFNGSFNYSDNDYKVNVPIQNATNEEFRDVKRFHDMTRSNYGEAFVGLKDKSWADDLRLTLIYSDFYKQIQNDAGMVSVYGQAFSKEQNYTGMINYRKKFFDDKLKVSFLTNYSHFNTKFIDTTTVRYNWLGEIIAENMQPGEIRSGNNQRMKYNFVSSRLNMEYQLSDRNFLEFSELYYSQRRKGSDPLGAVSIIDGIDVLTVPATYRKDNMALAWRSLWLESKLESIVAAKYYHYNTEGYTTDNYGFAWTSSKDDSQFGYLGGLKWENNNYLLKLSYEYATRLPDEFEIFGDARLVKENLDLDPEKSHNLNLNGQYTIAKEKSSLTFSGNLFYRKVKDIIFLQLDIPFNRYINYENSEIKGFEFETNYTHRKWLNTGFNITYQDIRRKESESRNKYLDDSRAPNIPFLFGNFWASTYFGNVFEKGDSLNFTWNANYTHRFFLVAIPKNQEPPLFGSVKDFQTSLIIPQDGRLGQFSNDLGVYYHLADQKTTVSVECRNIGDVKLYDNFNVQRPGRSFHLKLVYNFF is encoded by the coding sequence TTGGCAATTAAATTAAACCTTATGTTTATGTTCTTGGTTGGTCTTTTCTCAGCAAATGCCTGTCCGGTCTATATTCATATTGAAGATCACTTAGGTAATCCTTTATCTGGAATAACCGTTTTGGTTGATAACAAACCAGTGGGAATCAGTAATAAAGCGGGTGTTTTAGAACTTTCGCTGGCAGACGGCACTTATAATATTGAAGTAAAAAACAATCAAAGTAAATCAGCGCAGACTATTTCTGTTGTATGCGGTGAAACAAATCACTTCAAATTTACTTTAAATGCTTCCGACAGCAATTTGGCAAATTTAAATGAAGTTTTAGTACAAAACAAAAGCGTAAAAAAACAAATTGAAGAATCTCCTTTTTCAGTTCAGGTTATCGATTTTAAAAAACAATACGAAAAAGCGGGCGATGTAGGCGATTATTTAAACAGAGCTTCGGGAGTAAAATTAAGAACTGATGGAAATATAGGGTCTCAAGTACAGATTAATTTGGGTGGCCTTCAAGGGAAAGCGGTTCGTATTTTTAAGGACGGGATCCCTATAGAATTATTTGGCCACGGTTTCAGCCTTGGAACAATTCCAGTAAATATGCTGGATCGAGTTGAAATTTACAAAGGTGTAATGCCGGTTTATCTGGCTTCTGATGCATTGGGCGGAGGTGTGAATCTGGTTACAAGAACTTCCAATAAAAACTTTGCCGAAGTATCTTATGAAATTGCTTCTTTCAATACACATAGAGCCACAGCTAATTTTTATCTGCAGAATAAAAATAATTTCTACGGAGGTTTTAACGGCTCTTTTAATTATTCCGATAATGATTATAAAGTAAATGTTCCAATTCAAAATGCAACTAATGAGGAGTTTAGAGATGTTAAACGTTTTCATGACATGACTAGATCCAATTACGGGGAAGCTTTTGTTGGATTAAAAGATAAATCTTGGGCAGATGATCTCCGCTTGACATTGATTTATTCTGATTTCTATAAACAAATTCAGAATGATGCTGGAATGGTGAGTGTTTACGGACAGGCGTTTTCCAAAGAACAGAATTATACGGGTATGATTAATTACCGTAAAAAGTTTTTTGATGATAAACTAAAAGTTTCTTTTTTAACCAATTACAGCCATTTTAATACCAAATTTATTGATACAACTACAGTTCGTTACAATTGGTTAGGAGAAATTATTGCCGAAAACATGCAGCCTGGCGAAATTAGATCAGGAAATAACCAGAGGATGAAGTACAATTTTGTTTCATCAAGATTGAATATGGAATACCAGCTTTCTGATCGTAACTTTTTAGAATTTAGTGAATTGTATTATTCGCAGAGAAGAAAAGGAAGTGATCCTCTTGGAGCAGTTTCCATAATTGACGGCATTGATGTGTTGACCGTTCCTGCAACTTACAGAAAAGACAATATGGCTTTGGCATGGCGTTCTCTATGGCTCGAAAGTAAATTGGAAAGTATTGTAGCAGCAAAGTATTATCATTATAATACAGAAGGTTACACTACAGATAATTATGGTTTTGCATGGACATCCTCAAAGGACGACAGCCAGTTTGGTTATCTGGGAGGTTTGAAGTGGGAAAATAACAATTATCTACTTAAACTTTCTTATGAATATGCTACACGTCTTCCTGACGAATTTGAAATTTTTGGAGATGCCAGACTGGTAAAAGAAAATTTAGATCTTGATCCTGAAAAAAGCCACAACTTAAATTTAAACGGACAGTACACTATTGCTAAAGAAAAGAGCAGTTTAACCTTTTCGGGAAATTTGTTCTACAGAAAGGTAAAGGACATTATTTTCCTGCAGCTCGATATTCCGTTTAACAGATACATCAATTATGAGAATTCTGAAATAAAGGGTTTTGAGTTTGAAACCAATTATACGCACAGAAAATGGCTGAATACAGGATTTAATATTACATATCAGGATATTCGCAGAAAAGAATCAGAATCTCGAAATAAATACCTCGATGATTCAAGAGCGCCTAATATTCCGTTTTTGTTTGGAAATTTTTGGGCAAGTACATATTTCGGAAATGTGTTTGAAAAAGGAGACAGCTTAAATTTTACATGGAATGCCAATTACACACACCGATTCTTTTTGGTTGCTATTCCAAAAAATCAGGAACCTCCCTTATTTGGATCTGTAAAAGATTTTCAGACTTCACTAATTATTCCGCAAGACGGAAGATTAGGACAGTTTTCTAATGATCTCGGTGTTTATTATCATTTAGCAGATCAAAAAACAACCGTTTCTGTAGAGTGCAGGAATATTGGAGATGTAAAACTGTATGATAATTTTAATGTGCAGAGGCCGGGACGATCGTTCCATCTTAAACTAGTTTATAATTTTTTTTAA
- a CDS encoding zinc-binding alcohol dehydrogenase family protein, translating into MKAIGFKTSLPIENQESFIEFETSKPIPGERDLLVKIDAISVNPVDFKIRQSGAKDTVLETPKIIGWDAAGIVQAVGEKVTLFEVGDLVYYAGDITKPGSNAEYQIIDERIVGRKPTSLNSQEAATIPLTALTAWEILFDRIRISAEKDKGKSILIIGGAGGVGSIAIQLAKKIAGLTVIATASRPETIDWCKKQGADYVVDHKDLVSSVREAGFENVDFILDFVDTNGYWDIMVELIKPQGHIASITGSSDPVVLNKLKSKSASFSWEFMYTRSMYQTEDMIEQHHILNKIADLLDEGVLKTTLNVTLKGFTAENLKKAHELLESGKMIGKIAIKF; encoded by the coding sequence ATGAAAGCAATAGGATTTAAAACCTCATTACCCATAGAGAACCAAGAAAGTTTTATCGAATTTGAAACTTCAAAACCAATACCGGGCGAACGCGATTTGCTGGTAAAAATTGATGCGATTTCAGTAAATCCAGTTGATTTTAAAATTCGCCAAAGCGGTGCAAAAGACACAGTTTTAGAAACACCAAAAATAATTGGCTGGGATGCGGCAGGAATTGTACAGGCAGTTGGAGAAAAAGTAACTTTGTTTGAAGTCGGAGATCTAGTGTATTATGCTGGAGATATTACCAAACCGGGAAGCAATGCCGAATATCAGATTATTGATGAAAGAATTGTGGGAAGAAAACCAACTTCGTTAAATAGTCAGGAAGCTGCAACTATTCCGTTAACCGCCTTGACAGCGTGGGAAATATTGTTTGACAGAATTAGAATCAGTGCTGAAAAAGACAAAGGAAAATCCATTTTGATTATTGGCGGCGCAGGCGGAGTAGGTTCGATTGCAATTCAGTTAGCAAAGAAAATAGCTGGTTTAACTGTTATTGCAACAGCATCGCGTCCTGAAACAATTGATTGGTGTAAAAAACAAGGAGCAGATTATGTTGTAGATCATAAAGATTTAGTATCCTCTGTCCGCGAAGCTGGTTTTGAAAATGTAGATTTTATTTTAGATTTTGTAGATACCAATGGTTACTGGGATATAATGGTTGAACTGATTAAACCTCAAGGACATATCGCTTCGATTACAGGAAGCAGCGATCCTGTTGTTTTAAACAAATTGAAAAGTAAAAGCGCCTCTTTTTCTTGGGAATTTATGTATACACGCTCCATGTATCAAACAGAAGATATGATTGAGCAGCATCATATTCTAAACAAAATAGCTGATTTATTAGATGAAGGCGTGCTGAAAACAACTCTAAATGTAACCTTAAAAGGATTTACAGCAGAAAATCTAAAAAAGGCTCACGAACTTTTAGAATCGGGTAAAATGATAGGAAAAATTGCCATCAAGTTTTAA
- a CDS encoding GNAT family N-acetyltransferase yields MNIRKAEKSDAHYIAPILLLAMEDIIYKFIKKNDYAAAKDFLQYFIEKEENQYSYQNCYVATENNEIIGVADVYKGADIETLRNPIIEFVRKHHNPEFDPELETQAGEFYIDALGVNPKHQGKGIGSKILQFLIEEYVDTNKEILGLLVDEDNPQAKSLYLKLGFKVVGQKTLVGKKLEHLQIS; encoded by the coding sequence ATGAATATCAGAAAAGCCGAAAAATCAGATGCACATTACATTGCTCCTATATTATTATTAGCAATGGAAGATATCATTTATAAATTTATAAAAAAAAATGATTACGCTGCTGCGAAAGATTTTCTGCAGTACTTTATTGAGAAAGAGGAAAATCAATATTCTTATCAAAATTGTTATGTCGCGACAGAAAATAACGAAATTATTGGCGTGGCAGATGTTTATAAAGGAGCAGACATAGAAACATTACGAAATCCGATAATTGAATTCGTAAGGAAACATCATAATCCTGAATTTGATCCAGAGCTTGAAACTCAGGCAGGAGAATTCTATATTGATGCGTTGGGTGTTAATCCGAAGCATCAGGGAAAAGGAATTGGTTCTAAAATACTTCAATTTCTAATAGAAGAATATGTTGACACTAATAAAGAAATATTAGGTTTATTGGTTGATGAAGATAATCCGCAGGCGAAGAGCCTTTATTTAAAACTTGGTTTTAAGGTTGTGGGACAAAAAACTTTAGTTGGAAAGAAACTTGAGCATCTTCAAATAAGTTAG
- a CDS encoding 3-hydroxyacyl-ACP dehydratase FabZ family protein: MNKKIEDLIPHRAPFLFVDEIISYTTDTIIGLNTFTQEDSWLQGSSPDFNYVPGTILIEAMAQCGGAGVKLLGIADGVFGLVSMDKIEFFAGVEFDKLVKFVVKNIRLSEKIIKQSGEAFSDDKLILKGEWMCVKLQ, encoded by the coding sequence ATGAATAAAAAAATTGAAGATTTAATTCCGCACAGAGCCCCATTTTTATTTGTTGACGAAATTATATCTTACACCACCGATACAATTATCGGTTTAAATACTTTTACACAGGAAGACAGCTGGCTTCAAGGAAGTTCTCCAGATTTTAATTATGTTCCAGGAACAATTTTGATAGAAGCAATGGCGCAATGCGGCGGTGCTGGTGTAAAACTTTTAGGTATTGCAGACGGCGTTTTCGGTTTAGTAAGCATGGATAAAATTGAATTTTTTGCAGGTGTTGAATTTGATAAACTGGTTAAATTTGTAGTTAAGAATATCCGCTTAAGCGAAAAAATCATAAAACAGTCTGGAGAAGCTTTTTCAGATGATAAGTTAATTTTGAAAGGAGAATGGATGTGTGTTAAACTTCAATAA
- a CDS encoding sensor histidine kinase translates to MPNTTSNSGYFLDKVASVNFDQFFTKRNRVLMHIFMWLGFSVLLFLSYVIGYHLVYFDAVLLTIRMAAVNIIVFYMLFYLLLPKIFSGNKTRIVILLLMLFPISIFVWMASTYFFSLFYYALGLEITFGELKGVIKMSADQTFLEAVSLKRMLSQTIIIISLLSPFCFAKILVEITRLYNNKFQIQKEKTALEIQNIQIEKDFLKAQLNPHFLFNTLNNLYGLTVRKDDLAPELILNLSDIMSYTLYESNTEIVRLEKELDFIKNYIALEKMRYADDAKIEITIEGERQTAGLFIAPLLTFTFIENAFKYGLKNAGNAFVKLDIKIENNTFWFSLENDFDPNRTNEFGGIGVENALKRLELVYPNQYKLEIKNQDSTFKVDLKIVLRK, encoded by the coding sequence ATGCCAAATACCACTTCTAATTCAGGATATTTTTTAGACAAAGTTGCTTCTGTAAATTTCGATCAGTTTTTTACTAAAAGAAATAGAGTTTTAATGCACATTTTCATGTGGTTAGGATTTTCTGTTTTGTTGTTTTTGAGTTATGTAATTGGATATCATTTGGTTTATTTTGATGCAGTTTTGCTCACTATCCGTATGGCAGCAGTTAATATCATTGTCTTTTATATGTTATTTTATCTGCTGCTTCCTAAGATTTTTTCAGGAAACAAAACCAGAATTGTAATTCTTTTGTTGATGCTTTTCCCAATTTCGATTTTTGTCTGGATGGCGTCTACATACTTTTTCTCTTTGTTTTACTACGCTCTAGGCCTTGAAATTACTTTTGGAGAACTAAAAGGAGTAATAAAAATGAGTGCCGACCAGACTTTTTTAGAGGCAGTTTCCTTAAAAAGAATGCTTTCGCAGACGATAATTATTATCTCACTTCTTTCGCCTTTTTGTTTTGCTAAGATTTTGGTCGAAATTACAAGACTTTACAATAATAAATTTCAAATACAGAAAGAAAAAACGGCTTTGGAAATTCAGAATATTCAAATTGAAAAAGACTTTTTGAAAGCACAGCTTAACCCGCATTTTTTGTTTAATACCTTGAATAATTTGTACGGACTTACAGTGAGAAAAGACGATCTGGCTCCAGAATTAATTCTCAATCTGTCTGATATTATGAGTTATACCTTGTATGAATCGAATACAGAAATTGTCCGTCTGGAAAAGGAATTAGATTTTATAAAGAATTACATCGCCTTAGAAAAAATGCGCTATGCCGATGATGCCAAAATTGAAATTACAATTGAAGGAGAAAGACAAACCGCAGGTCTTTTTATAGCACCGCTGCTGACTTTTACTTTCATAGAAAATGCATTTAAATACGGATTAAAAAACGCTGGAAATGCATTTGTAAAACTGGATATTAAAATAGAAAACAATACTTTTTGGTTTTCTTTAGAAAATGACTTTGATCCAAATCGAACTAACGAATTTGGAGGAATAGGAGTGGAGAATGCTCTTAAACGCCTAGAATTAGTTTATCCAAACCAGTATAAATTAGAAATTAAAAACCAAGATTCCACTTTTAAAGTCGATCTAAAAATAGTTTTAAGAAAGTAA
- a CDS encoding LytR/AlgR family response regulator transcription factor has translation MEKLKCIVIDDEPIARDIIESFISEIPYLELKASFGESAKALMYLQENTIDIIFSDIEMPKITGLELVDSLTNPPVIIFITAHRNFALDGFETGAADYLVKPVRFDRFLKAVNRAKEYISLKKTASVHQINSDRIFIKSEGKLIKILLNEILYVEAQGDYLKFVINGASYTSLGTLKALEEVLKLPMFFRVQRSFILNLEAVRSLNGNIVELIDGKTISTAVNKKDELYQLLGIK, from the coding sequence ATGGAAAAGCTAAAATGCATTGTCATAGATGACGAGCCTATTGCAAGAGACATAATAGAATCTTTTATCAGCGAAATTCCATATTTGGAATTAAAAGCTTCGTTTGGAGAATCTGCAAAAGCTTTGATGTATCTGCAGGAAAATACGATTGATATTATTTTTAGTGATATCGAAATGCCCAAAATTACTGGTTTAGAATTAGTAGATTCACTTACAAATCCGCCCGTAATTATATTTATAACCGCACATCGCAATTTTGCTTTGGACGGATTTGAAACTGGTGCAGCAGATTACTTGGTTAAACCCGTTCGTTTTGATCGATTTTTAAAAGCTGTAAATCGCGCAAAAGAATACATTTCGTTAAAGAAAACAGCATCTGTGCATCAAATAAATTCCGATCGCATTTTTATTAAATCGGAAGGAAAATTGATTAAAATTCTCCTCAATGAAATTCTGTATGTAGAAGCGCAGGGCGACTATTTAAAATTTGTTATTAATGGCGCTTCGTACACTTCTCTAGGGACTCTAAAAGCATTGGAAGAAGTTTTGAAACTTCCAATGTTCTTTCGCGTACAGCGTTCTTTTATTTTAAATCTCGAAGCGGTTAGAAGTCTTAATGGAAATATAGTAGAGTTAATCGATGGTAAAACAATTTCGACTGCAGTAAATAAAAAGGACGAACTATATCAATTATTGGGAATTAAATGA
- a CDS encoding DoxX family protein — translation MISKNTDLGLLLLRISVGGLMLFHGVAKLIHGISFLVENMGAFGYAVYIGEVLAPIAILIGFRTRIAAVLLAITCVVAIATAHAQDIFSISEHGGYANELLMLYLLGSVALFFTGAGKYAVSKTNNWD, via the coding sequence ATGATTTCAAAAAACACAGACTTAGGATTATTACTATTGCGTATAAGCGTTGGCGGACTAATGCTTTTTCATGGCGTTGCCAAACTTATTCATGGTATTTCGTTCTTAGTTGAAAACATGGGAGCATTTGGATACGCTGTTTACATTGGTGAAGTTTTAGCTCCAATAGCTATTTTAATAGGCTTCAGAACCAGAATTGCGGCTGTTTTACTAGCTATAACTTGTGTTGTAGCAATTGCAACGGCTCATGCCCAAGATATTTTCTCAATCAGCGAACACGGAGGTTATGCCAACGAATTATTGATGCTGTATCTTTTAGGTTCTGTTGCATTGTTTTTTACTGGCGCTGGTAAATACGCAGTTTCTAAAACAAATAATTGGGACTAA
- a CDS encoding NAD(P)H-dependent oxidoreductase: MALIDALKWRYATKKMNGQAVPQEKVDYILEAAQLAPSSSGLQPYKVFVVTNQELKEKLRAVSFDQSQITDASHVLIWAAWDGYSLEKITVVFDKTIAERGIPADAMDEYKARLWGMYEPLGQEWHANHAAKQAYISFGVAIAAAAEQQVDATPMEGFIPAEVDKLLGLSEQGLKSVLVLPLGYRDESNDWLVNLKKVRTPKDEFITEIK; encoded by the coding sequence ATGGCCTTAATAGATGCACTAAAGTGGCGTTATGCTACTAAAAAAATGAACGGACAAGCGGTTCCGCAAGAAAAAGTAGACTATATTCTTGAAGCAGCACAATTAGCTCCTTCTTCATCTGGATTACAACCTTACAAGGTTTTTGTAGTTACAAATCAAGAGTTAAAAGAAAAACTTAGAGCCGTTAGTTTTGACCAAAGCCAAATTACCGATGCTTCTCACGTATTAATCTGGGCAGCTTGGGATGGTTACAGCTTAGAAAAAATAACTGTTGTATTTGACAAAACTATTGCAGAAAGAGGAATTCCTGCAGACGCAATGGATGAATACAAAGCAAGACTTTGGGGAATGTACGAACCTCTTGGACAAGAATGGCATGCAAACCATGCTGCGAAACAAGCTTATATTTCTTTTGGTGTAGCGATTGCAGCTGCTGCAGAACAACAAGTAGATGCAACGCCAATGGAAGGTTTTATTCCTGCCGAAGTAGACAAACTTTTAGGTTTAAGCGAACAAGGTCTTAAAAGCGTTTTAGTTTTACCTCTTGGCTACAGAGATGAATCTAACGACTGGCTGGTAAACTTGAAAAAAGTAAGAACACCTAAAGACGAATTTATCACAGAAATCAAATAA
- a CDS encoding FAD-dependent oxidoreductase: MLLQNKKVAIVGGGMGGLILARLLQMKNININVYERDLNAEVRVQGSPLDLHEDSGLEAMKRADLLNEFYANIRPNASKARILDKDFNLHFDEHQIKETASALMSDEKNSLQDISKPRPEIDRSVLRSILLNSLQPETISWDSQFIAMEKENEGWRMHFKNGKTIYADLVIAADGANSKIRPYLSSEKPIYSGITMIEGTIYNGKGNASNLFEFSKGGKVLALGNEQTIMYGTKGDGSLMFLLSSKLPENWITESDLNFKDNQKIFEWFKEVYKEWSPKWHELFKSNELYFIPRPQYYFPVNQTWETQASLTMIGDAAHRMPPFAGKGANLAMLDAVELADFLTNDHVTEIKTAILNFEKRMLDRAAKALNDTLNNGEQIHSKNALQHLVSIFERTNQTIIITPKSKV; encoded by the coding sequence ATGCTGTTACAAAATAAAAAAGTCGCCATTGTTGGCGGCGGAATGGGCGGTTTAATTCTTGCCCGACTTTTACAAATGAAAAACATCAATATAAACGTTTACGAAAGAGATCTTAATGCAGAAGTTCGAGTACAAGGCTCACCACTAGATCTACATGAAGATTCGGGTTTAGAAGCAATGAAACGAGCTGATTTATTGAATGAATTTTACGCCAACATTCGTCCAAACGCTAGTAAAGCTCGAATTCTAGATAAAGATTTCAATCTTCATTTTGATGAACATCAGATTAAAGAAACTGCTTCCGCATTAATGTCAGATGAGAAAAATTCACTGCAGGACATTTCAAAACCGCGGCCAGAAATAGATCGTTCGGTTCTTCGCAGCATATTATTGAACTCACTTCAGCCAGAAACAATCAGCTGGGACAGTCAATTTATTGCAATGGAAAAAGAAAACGAAGGCTGGAGAATGCATTTCAAAAACGGAAAAACCATTTACGCCGATTTAGTAATCGCCGCAGATGGTGCAAACTCTAAAATCCGCCCTTATCTTTCTTCAGAAAAACCTATTTATTCTGGAATTACAATGATTGAAGGAACTATTTATAATGGAAAAGGAAACGCCTCAAACCTCTTTGAATTTTCTAAAGGCGGAAAAGTTCTGGCTCTTGGCAATGAACAAACAATAATGTACGGAACTAAAGGAGATGGCTCGCTTATGTTTTTATTAAGCAGCAAATTACCCGAAAATTGGATTACGGAAAGCGATTTAAATTTTAAAGACAATCAAAAGATTTTTGAATGGTTTAAAGAAGTTTATAAAGAATGGAGTCCGAAATGGCATGAACTTTTTAAGAGCAATGAACTGTATTTTATACCGCGTCCGCAATATTACTTCCCTGTAAATCAAACCTGGGAGACTCAAGCCAGCTTAACAATGATTGGAGATGCTGCACATCGTATGCCTCCTTTTGCTGGTAAAGGGGCAAATCTAGCGATGCTTGACGCCGTTGAACTGGCAGATTTTTTAACTAATGATCATGTTACAGAAATTAAAACTGCAATTTTAAATTTTGAAAAACGAATGCTGGATCGTGCCGCTAAAGCTTTGAATGATACTCTGAACAATGGAGAACAAATACACTCGAAAAATGCTTTGCAGCATTTAGTTTCCATCTTCGAAAGAACAAACCAAACAATTATAATTACTCCGAAATCTAAAGTTTAA